One region of Flavobacterium sp. KACC 22763 genomic DNA includes:
- a CDS encoding MFS transporter, with product MFKKLISEIDHFKSQTHNFRILIFTNLVYALVLPVIDIFVAAYIMRNSNDTSKVVIYQLAIYTGIPLTFLLNGFLLKHFNIKKLYSIGMMLSGVSMIIMMSLKTLDLLGIGIAGITMGLSFGLYWSNRDYLALSITNDNNRNYYYGLETFIYTIIAIAIPATIGWFIQSKTGEDQKHQAYVIITAVVFLITIIASIVCYRGKFENPTQKKYIFFKFHPLWYKLLSLATFKGLAQGFLVTAPAMLIFKILGEEGALGQAQSIGAILAAIIIYFIGRFSKPSDRIKTFSVGLILFALGACLNGILFDKMGVIIFLLLLLIAKPLMDLAYFPIQLKVIDVVSKIEKRGEFAYILNHEAGLYIGRLLGAGTFLTLYYAVSEDFALRYAIGIIALLQLCSIFISKKIIKQGIELSPDENTETKILDEVMVNQL from the coding sequence ATGTTTAAAAAACTTATATCAGAAATTGACCATTTTAAAAGCCAAACCCATAATTTTAGAATACTTATTTTTACCAACTTAGTTTACGCACTGGTATTACCAGTAATTGATATTTTTGTTGCAGCATATATCATGCGAAACTCAAATGACACTTCTAAAGTTGTTATTTATCAATTAGCCATTTATACTGGAATTCCGCTTACTTTTTTACTAAATGGTTTCTTGCTAAAGCATTTCAATATCAAAAAATTGTATTCTATAGGAATGATGCTTAGCGGTGTTTCAATGATTATCATGATGTCTTTAAAAACATTAGATTTATTAGGAATTGGAATTGCTGGAATCACAATGGGACTATCATTTGGTTTATATTGGTCAAACAGAGATTATCTCGCTTTGTCTATAACAAATGATAATAATCGAAATTATTATTACGGTTTAGAGACTTTTATATATACTATAATCGCCATTGCAATACCTGCTACAATTGGCTGGTTTATACAATCTAAAACTGGTGAAGATCAAAAACATCAGGCATATGTAATCATTACCGCAGTAGTCTTTTTAATTACAATTATAGCTTCAATAGTTTGTTACCGAGGTAAATTTGAAAATCCTACACAAAAAAAATACATCTTTTTCAAGTTTCATCCTTTATGGTACAAACTATTATCTCTGGCTACTTTTAAGGGTTTAGCACAAGGTTTCCTGGTAACAGCACCCGCAATGCTTATTTTTAAAATTTTAGGAGAAGAAGGAGCGCTAGGTCAGGCACAGTCTATAGGAGCTATTTTGGCAGCTATTATAATTTATTTTATTGGTCGTTTTTCTAAGCCTTCAGACAGAATCAAAACCTTTTCTGTTGGTTTGATTTTATTTGCTTTGGGAGCTTGTCTTAACGGAATTTTATTCGACAAAATGGGTGTAATAATCTTTTTGTTGTTGTTACTTATAGCAAAACCATTAATGGATTTAGCCTACTTCCCTATTCAATTAAAAGTAATTGATGTTGTTTCTAAAATAGAAAAAAGAGGTGAATTTGCGTATATCTTAAATCACGAAGCTGGCTTATATATTGGCAGACTTTTGGGTGCAGGAACTTTTTTAACGCTCTATTATGCCGTTTCTGAAGATTTTGCTTTAAGATACGCCATCGGAATTATTGCTCTGCTGCAGTTATGCTCCATTTTTATCAGCAAAAAAATTATTAAACAAGGAATCGAACTTTCTCCAGATGAAAATACAGAAACTAAAATTCTGGATGAAGTAATGGTAAACCAACTTTAA
- a CDS encoding glycoside hydrolase family 130 protein has translation MKDIAKRFTDNPLLSPADIPASREGLEITCLLNPGVFQYENKTWLVVRVAERPKQKENIISFPILTETGSIQIIEIAKDDPELIATDARVINYKGVDYLTTLSHLRLLCSEDGHNFYEPENYPSLVGEGMLETFGIEDCRVVLIEGTYYLTFTSVSDNGVGVGLRTTTDWKSFKKHGMILPAHNKDCAIFEEKINGLFYALHRPSSVDIGGNYIWLASSPDGIHWGNHHCIIKTRKEHWDSKRVGAGASPIKTEKGWLEIYHGANENHQYCLGAFLMDLNDPSKVIARTEAPIMVPTTQYELSGFFGNVVFTNGHVVEPDGDTLTIYYGASDEFVCGAQFSIQEILLLLKNN, from the coding sequence ATGAAAGACATAGCTAAACGTTTTACAGATAACCCATTATTATCACCTGCCGATATTCCTGCAAGTAGAGAAGGATTAGAAATTACCTGTTTATTAAATCCAGGAGTATTTCAATATGAAAATAAAACTTGGCTGGTAGTACGTGTTGCCGAAAGACCAAAACAAAAGGAAAATATAATTTCTTTCCCCATATTAACCGAAACCGGTTCTATTCAAATTATTGAAATAGCAAAAGATGATCCTGAATTAATAGCAACAGATGCAAGAGTAATCAATTACAAAGGCGTTGATTATTTAACAACACTCTCGCATTTACGCTTATTGTGCAGTGAAGATGGACATAATTTTTATGAACCTGAAAATTATCCCTCTTTGGTTGGAGAAGGAATGCTGGAAACATTTGGTATAGAAGATTGCCGAGTTGTCTTAATTGAAGGAACTTATTATTTAACTTTTACTTCGGTATCAGACAATGGTGTTGGAGTTGGTTTGCGTACTACCACAGATTGGAAAAGCTTCAAAAAACATGGTATGATCTTGCCTGCACATAATAAAGACTGTGCCATTTTTGAAGAAAAAATCAACGGATTGTTTTATGCTTTACACCGTCCGAGCAGTGTAGATATTGGCGGCAATTATATCTGGCTGGCTTCGTCTCCAGATGGCATTCACTGGGGAAATCACCATTGCATTATAAAAACTAGAAAAGAACATTGGGACAGTAAAAGAGTGGGCGCTGGAGCTTCTCCTATAAAAACAGAAAAAGGATGGCTAGAAATTTATCATGGCGCCAACGAAAATCATCAGTATTGTTTAGGTGCTTTTTTAATGGATTTAAATGATCCCTCAAAAGTAATTGCAAGAACCGAAGCGCCAATTATGGTTCCAACAACTCAATATGAATTAAGTGGATTTTTTGGCAACGTAGTATTTACCAACGGCCATGTTGTAGAACCAGATGGAGATACACTTACCATTTATTACGGAGCTTCAGATGAATTTGTCTGCGGTGCTCAATTTTCGATTCAAGAAATTCTTTTACTTTTAAAAAATAACTAA
- a CDS encoding RagB/SusD family nutrient uptake outer membrane protein — MKNIYISAILISLLALTSCQDELTTEPIGGQTQEQANSKPTLKSVETSVTSSYDMLSNKLNQLANWDWNGGLVFQNDIIIDDLASDDMEKKWAPDGDQPWMDEINNFTFTSTNGGPNGLWKYDYEGIKRTNIALNFLLNPDIESITGITPERKNQLLGEAYFLRSYYYFSLVTNFGDVPLILSPIKTYQEAFDKAVRAPKEAVWSQIKTDLEKAKTLLPNSKYSSEKEPWRVSKGAVITLLAKTALYNKDWSGVISLVSELQATGFYSLNANYFDNFNMNTEYTDNEVIFSYNHVKQADPRRGNGICAPLGWGFFVPSNDFLASFEPNDPRKLYTVNVPEQWINKLLGTTNGGNKGDDDAPNNKVFFRYADVLLWKAEALNETGGYSDAIAIINQIRARARNTVTTVTSITQDPNFPDNPAKTISVTTVGPPPPAGTLLDRPNSGDKATIKGWLISERRAELGFENQRMPDLKRWGIAKEVMNAHGKNFQDKHMLYPIPQSEIDASAGLLTQNPGY, encoded by the coding sequence ATGAAAAACATATATATATCAGCGATCTTGATTTCGCTATTAGCATTAACAAGCTGTCAGGATGAACTTACGACAGAACCAATTGGCGGACAGACTCAGGAACAGGCTAATTCAAAACCAACATTAAAATCTGTAGAAACTTCCGTTACTTCATCTTATGATATGCTATCCAATAAACTAAATCAATTAGCAAATTGGGATTGGAATGGCGGTTTGGTATTTCAGAATGATATCATAATAGACGATTTAGCGTCTGATGATATGGAGAAAAAATGGGCTCCAGATGGAGATCAACCATGGATGGATGAAATCAATAATTTTACTTTTACTTCTACCAACGGAGGTCCAAACGGATTATGGAAATACGATTATGAGGGAATAAAAAGAACAAATATTGCATTAAATTTTCTTTTAAATCCAGATATTGAATCCATTACAGGAATTACTCCTGAAAGAAAAAATCAATTATTAGGAGAAGCTTATTTTTTACGTTCTTATTATTATTTCTCTTTGGTCACTAATTTTGGAGATGTTCCTTTAATTCTGTCTCCAATAAAAACATATCAGGAAGCTTTTGACAAAGCCGTAAGAGCGCCAAAAGAAGCAGTATGGAGTCAAATAAAAACTGATTTGGAAAAAGCAAAAACACTTTTGCCTAATTCAAAATATTCATCTGAAAAAGAACCATGGAGAGTATCAAAAGGGGCAGTTATTACGTTACTTGCCAAAACTGCTTTATATAATAAAGATTGGTCTGGTGTAATATCTTTGGTTTCAGAACTACAAGCCACTGGTTTTTATAGTTTAAATGCCAATTATTTTGATAACTTTAATATGAATACTGAATATACTGACAACGAAGTTATATTCTCATACAATCATGTTAAACAAGCAGATCCGAGAAGAGGAAATGGAATTTGTGCTCCTTTGGGATGGGGATTTTTTGTGCCAAGCAACGATTTTTTAGCTTCATTTGAACCAAATGATCCTCGAAAATTATACACCGTAAATGTGCCTGAACAATGGATTAATAAACTTTTAGGAACTACAAATGGAGGAAACAAAGGAGATGATGACGCTCCAAATAATAAAGTTTTTTTCCGTTATGCCGATGTTTTACTTTGGAAAGCAGAAGCACTTAACGAAACAGGAGGTTATTCAGATGCAATTGCAATTATAAATCAAATTAGAGCAAGAGCAAGAAATACAGTTACAACTGTTACTTCCATAACTCAAGATCCTAATTTTCCAGATAATCCAGCCAAAACGATTTCGGTTACAACAGTTGGACCACCGCCACCAGCAGGAACATTATTAGACCGACCTAATTCTGGTGACAAAGCAACTATAAAAGGCTGGCTAATTTCTGAACGAAGAGCTGAACTTGGTTTTGAAAACCAAAGAATGCCCGATTTAAAAAGATGGGGAATTGCTAAGGAAGTAATGAATGCACATGGGAAAAATTTTCAGGACAAACATATGTTATATCCAATTCCGCAATCAGAAATAGATGCTTCAGCAGGACTTTTAACTCAAAATCCTGGATATTAA
- a CDS encoding SusC/RagA family TonB-linked outer membrane protein, which yields MMMKKFILQLFLFGTIMLGSIMQAQTVKGTVSDVDGLMPQVNVNEKGTSNYATTDFDGNYSIKTTSENAILVFSYIGYQTQEVAVAGKKELNVTLITDTNTLNEVVVVGYTSEKKSAITGAVATVDMAELSKTKVADVGQALQGQVAGVSVSANTGAPGDGLKIRIRGEGTLGNNEVLYVVDGVATRDISFLNMSDVKSMTVLKDAAATAIYGSRSAGGVVILTTKNGAKGKSNIDVEYYSGVNFATNLPKMLNASQYLTVMDQAWHNSNNNPASAASPYSIDRANGNVNGIPFSDTNWLKQLFGAGKTDNVQLSFSGGSEKTQYLISGGYFGQDGIIVGDKDTYKRINFRANINTEVTDRFKVGTNFQITSSKQDKLSSSGDAPGVIRHALLRPSVLGAYKDISDPTYKANDPYTDLPFYLNNNPNGGWSKNYELTSNPLAIVHFTDDVRSAFKLFGNVYGEYAFLADKSLKFRSNFGAEVTFDHNKAFGENFGDDNDNDPNELYPGQGRQNRPSNLNENRGEATTFTFTNTLNYTKTLAEKHSINALLGEETVSFNQSAVGGSRTNYNNTTDPFRYLDYGSDIDKNSSGSAQMWNLISFFGSANYGYDNKYFASGTIRADGSSRFGPNNKWGFFPSVSGGWVMSREKFMENTKWISNLKWRASWGQSGNQEIPNNAYETLVTETGGIIKVVRYGNPDLKWETTTQTNFGVDLGILDNKLTFSVDYFDKTTNDILLAVGLPSATVGQIDKTYVNAGIVSNKGFEFGANFQNNDHEFKYGISGNIATLKNNVEQLQQYVTEIPDDKTHTKTVVGQPISSYYGLKFDGIYQNQAEINSTLYSNSNGAKPGDIKFKDLNGDGQINADDRAFIGSPIPKITYGFSFNAEYKRFDMSFLFQGVSGVDRYNDLKQILDYDSRPFNSTTAVLNAWHGEGTSNTTPRNTMNDNGGSQISSVFVEDASYLRLKNLEIGYTFDPKIIGDTYLRLYVSGQNLLTFTKYTGLDPESTSLIDQGTYPQSTSILMGLKFKI from the coding sequence ATGATGATGAAAAAATTTATACTCCAATTATTCCTATTCGGAACAATTATGCTGGGCAGTATTATGCAGGCCCAAACTGTAAAAGGTACGGTCTCGGATGTCGACGGACTGATGCCACAGGTAAACGTGAATGAAAAAGGAACTTCAAATTATGCGACAACTGATTTTGATGGTAACTATAGTATAAAAACTACAAGCGAAAATGCTATTTTAGTTTTTAGTTATATAGGATACCAAACTCAGGAAGTAGCTGTTGCTGGCAAAAAAGAACTAAATGTTACTCTTATAACAGATACAAACACCTTAAATGAAGTGGTTGTTGTAGGATATACAAGCGAAAAAAAATCTGCGATAACAGGTGCTGTTGCTACAGTAGATATGGCTGAATTATCCAAAACAAAAGTAGCCGACGTTGGTCAGGCATTACAAGGTCAGGTTGCTGGTGTTTCTGTTTCAGCAAATACAGGCGCCCCTGGAGATGGACTTAAAATACGTATTAGAGGAGAAGGAACACTAGGCAACAATGAGGTTTTGTATGTTGTAGATGGTGTTGCTACACGCGATATCTCTTTCCTGAATATGTCTGATGTAAAATCGATGACGGTATTAAAAGATGCTGCTGCAACTGCAATATACGGGTCAAGATCTGCAGGAGGTGTTGTTATACTTACTACAAAAAATGGTGCAAAAGGAAAATCGAATATCGATGTCGAATATTATTCTGGAGTAAACTTTGCCACAAACCTACCTAAAATGCTAAATGCAAGTCAGTATCTAACAGTAATGGATCAGGCTTGGCATAATTCTAATAATAACCCTGCTAGCGCAGCAAGTCCATATAGTATTGATAGAGCCAACGGAAATGTTAATGGAATACCTTTTTCGGATACAAATTGGTTAAAACAACTATTTGGTGCAGGAAAAACAGACAATGTCCAGCTTTCGTTTAGTGGCGGTTCAGAAAAGACACAGTATTTAATATCTGGTGGTTATTTCGGACAAGATGGTATTATTGTAGGTGATAAAGATACTTACAAGCGTATTAATTTTAGAGCAAATATCAATACCGAAGTTACGGATCGTTTCAAAGTTGGAACAAATTTTCAAATTACAAGCAGCAAACAAGATAAACTGTCTTCAAGTGGAGACGCTCCAGGAGTAATTAGACATGCATTATTACGTCCTTCTGTATTGGGAGCTTACAAAGATATAAGCGATCCTACATACAAAGCAAATGATCCTTATACTGACCTTCCTTTTTACTTAAACAACAATCCAAATGGCGGATGGAGTAAAAACTATGAACTTACTTCTAATCCGCTTGCGATAGTTCACTTTACAGATGATGTTAGATCTGCATTTAAACTGTTTGGAAATGTATATGGCGAATATGCTTTCCTTGCTGATAAATCACTGAAATTCAGAAGTAATTTTGGAGCAGAAGTTACTTTTGATCACAACAAAGCTTTTGGAGAGAATTTTGGCGATGATAATGACAATGATCCAAATGAGTTGTACCCAGGTCAAGGTAGACAAAACAGACCTTCGAATTTAAATGAAAATCGTGGAGAAGCTACAACTTTTACTTTTACAAATACATTAAACTATACTAAAACTCTTGCCGAAAAACACAGTATCAATGCACTTTTAGGAGAAGAAACAGTTAGTTTCAATCAATCTGCTGTTGGCGGAAGCAGAACAAATTATAATAATACTACTGATCCTTTCCGTTATCTTGATTACGGTAGTGATATTGATAAAAACAGTTCAGGATCTGCTCAAATGTGGAATCTTATTTCCTTCTTTGGTTCTGCCAATTATGGGTATGATAATAAATATTTTGCTTCGGGAACGATAAGAGCTGATGGTTCGTCTCGTTTTGGTCCAAATAACAAATGGGGATTTTTCCCTTCAGTTTCAGGAGGCTGGGTAATGTCAAGAGAAAAATTCATGGAAAATACAAAATGGATTTCTAATTTAAAATGGAGAGCCAGCTGGGGACAATCAGGAAATCAAGAAATACCTAATAACGCATACGAAACTCTTGTTACAGAAACCGGAGGAATTATCAAGGTAGTTCGTTATGGCAATCCAGATTTAAAATGGGAAACAACTACACAAACCAACTTTGGTGTTGATTTAGGTATCTTAGACAACAAACTGACTTTCTCTGTTGATTATTTTGATAAAACAACAAACGATATTTTACTTGCCGTGGGCTTACCATCGGCAACCGTTGGCCAAATTGACAAAACTTATGTTAATGCAGGAATTGTAAGCAATAAAGGATTTGAGTTTGGAGCTAATTTTCAAAATAATGATCATGAATTCAAATACGGAATTAGCGGAAATATTGCAACTCTTAAAAACAATGTAGAACAGCTTCAACAATACGTTACAGAGATTCCTGATGACAAAACACATACAAAAACAGTTGTTGGACAGCCTATAAGTTCTTATTACGGATTAAAATTTGACGGAATTTATCAAAATCAAGCAGAAATAAATTCAACACTATACTCCAATTCAAACGGAGCTAAACCTGGTGATATTAAGTTTAAAGATTTAAATGGGGATGGACAGATTAATGCAGATGATAGAGCATTTATAGGAAGTCCAATTCCAAAAATAACATACGGTTTTTCATTTAATGCAGAATACAAAAGATTTGATATGTCATTTTTATTCCAAGGTGTTTCTGGTGTGGATCGCTACAATGATTTAAAACAAATTTTAGATTATGACAGCCGTCCTTTTAACTCAACAACTGCAGTTTTAAATGCATGGCATGGCGAAGGAACAAGTAATACAACTCCTCGCAATACAATGAATGACAACGGCGGTAGTCAGATTTCAAGCGTTTTTGTTGAAGATGCATCTTACTTAAGATTAAAAAATTTAGAAATTGGATATACGTTTGATCCTAAAATAATTGGTGATACTTATTTAAGATTGTATGTGTCAGGTCAAAATTTATTGACTTTTACAAAATATACAGGATTAGATCCTGAATCTACTTCTTTGATAGATCAAGGAACTTACCCTCAATCTACTTCAATATTAATGGGATTAAAATTTAAAATTTAA